In Solobacterium moorei, a single genomic region encodes these proteins:
- a CDS encoding IS30 family transposase: protein MVASGYKHLSLEERKSIEVLLNHSDIKLKQIALSINHSPKCVREEIKAHRVVRVHSNKTNKCGRQDSCKKHRLCTYCISGDCKSCKHKDCNELCDDFVSYPVCERIERFPYVCSGCPDIHKCHLPKYFYIARIAQDKYTQDKLEWRSGPRKSEAEMKSIVEAFQNNIPKKQSIDTIIHTNDLNISASTAYRYIREHQIPGISNIDLKRQVRYTQRSSSRHHPISIDYDFLEGRKYEDFLAALETAGPDVNVWEMDTIIGKKGSDEKCVLSLLHRRSNLQLYFLLRHKNMFEVTYLFDTIKSFLGIDLFKDTFTIILTDNGTEFHDPLSLETDPETGEKLISIYFARPRRSDDKGKCEKNHEHFREKIPKGCSMNSLTKYDINFVSNQVNNYVRRKLNYQSPYSIAKLVLNEKVLELNRLHPISPKAVDLTPILH from the coding sequence ATGGTTGCCAGCGGTTATAAACATCTATCTTTAGAAGAACGTAAATCTATAGAAGTTCTATTGAATCATTCCGACATCAAACTCAAACAGATAGCACTCTCTATCAATCATTCACCGAAATGCGTACGTGAAGAAATCAAAGCACACAGGGTCGTACGTGTCCACTCGAATAAGACGAACAAATGTGGACGTCAAGATTCTTGTAAGAAACATCGCTTATGCACATATTGCATAAGCGGTGATTGTAAGTCTTGTAAGCATAAGGACTGCAACGAGCTATGTGATGACTTCGTCTCATATCCCGTTTGCGAGAGAATAGAGCGATTCCCTTATGTCTGTTCAGGTTGTCCTGACATACATAAATGTCATCTTCCCAAGTACTTCTACATCGCACGAATAGCACAGGATAAATATACGCAAGACAAATTAGAATGGAGGTCCGGACCTCGCAAGAGCGAAGCAGAAATGAAATCTATCGTGGAGGCATTTCAAAATAATATTCCTAAAAAGCAATCCATCGATACGATTATCCATACTAACGACCTGAATATATCCGCCTCTACTGCATATAGATACATTCGTGAGCACCAGATTCCCGGGATTTCAAACATCGACCTAAAACGTCAGGTACGCTACACGCAACGCAGTTCTTCAAGGCATCATCCTATATCGATTGACTACGATTTCCTCGAAGGACGCAAATACGAGGACTTCCTAGCAGCCCTAGAAACAGCAGGACCAGATGTAAACGTATGGGAAATGGATACGATCATCGGGAAGAAAGGGAGCGATGAGAAGTGTGTACTGAGCCTGTTACACAGACGTTCCAATCTTCAATTATATTTTCTCTTACGACACAAGAATATGTTTGAGGTAACGTATCTATTTGATACTATCAAAAGTTTCTTAGGCATCGACTTATTCAAAGATACGTTCACTATCATACTCACCGATAATGGCACTGAGTTCCATGATCCACTATCGCTTGAGACAGACCCTGAAACGGGAGAAAAACTCATCAGTATCTATTTCGCAAGGCCTAGACGTTCTGATGACAAAGGCAAATGTGAAAAGAACCACGAGCACTTCAGAGAGAAGATTCCAAAAGGATGCAGTATGAACAGCCTTACAAAATACGACATCAATTTCGTATCAAATCAGGTAAATAATTATGTACGCAGGAAGTTAAATTACCAATCACCCTACAGCATTGCCAAACTAGTACTAAACGAAAAGGTGTTAGAACTAAACCGCCTTCATCCCATTTCACCCAAGGCAGTTGATCTAACACCTATCCTCCATTAG